In Rattus norvegicus strain BN/NHsdMcwi chromosome 1, GRCr8, whole genome shotgun sequence, a genomic segment contains:
- the Or5b104 gene encoding olfactory receptor Olr349, which translates to MENNTKVTEFLLLGLTNDPGLQLPLFMIFLLIYTITMIGNLGLILLIFLDFRLHTPMYFFLGNLSLVDFCYSSAVTPKVMTGLLIGNKVISYNDCAAQMFFFVAFASVENYLLASMAYDRYAAVCKPLHYATTMTTSMCACLSIGSYVCGFLNASIHTGDTFSLSFCRSNIVHHFFCEIPAVMVLSCSDRHVSELVLFYVVSFNIFLALLVISISYILIFITIFKMHSSAGYGKAVSTCASHFTAVSIFYGTVIFMYLLPSSSHSMDTDPIASVFYTMIIPMLNPLVYSLRNKEVKSAFTKIFQVAK; encoded by the coding sequence ATGGAGAATAATACAAAAGTGACAGAGTTTCTCCTGCTGGGACTCACTAATGATCCAGGATTACAGCTTCCCCTCTTCATGATATTTCTTCTCATCTACACCATCACCATGATAGGAAATCTGGGGCTGATCCTGCTCATTTTTCTAGACTTTCGTCTCCACACTCCCATGTACTTTTTTCTAGGTAATCTGtctttggttgatttttgttaCTCCTCAGCTGTCACCCCCAAAGTCATGACTGGGCTCCTAATAGGAAACAAGGTCATTTCCTATAATGACTGTGCTGCGCAGATGTTCTTTTTTGTAGCCTTTGCTAGTGTGGAAAATTATCTGTTGGCCTCAatggcctatgatcgctatgCAGCAGTGTGTAAGCCCTTGCACTATGCTACCACCATGACAACAAGTATGTGTGCCTGTCTTTCTATAGGTTCCTATGTATGTGGTTTCCTGAATGCTTCCATCCATACTGGGGACACTTTTAGTCTTTCCTTCTGTAGATCTAATATTGTCCATCATTTCTTCTGTGAGATTCCAGCAGTTATGGTTCTCTCGTGTTCTGACAGACATGTCAGTGAGCTGGTTCTTTTTTATGTAGTTAGCTTCAATATATTTCTTGCCCTCTTAGTTATTTCTATATCCTACATATTAATTTTTATCACAATCTTTAAAATGCACTCAAGTGCTGGATATGGAAAGGCTGTATCCACTTGTGCCTCACACTTCACTGCAGTGTCTATTTTCTATGGGACAGTCATATTCATGTACTTGCTGCCTAGCTCCAGTCACTCCATGGATACTGACCCCATTGCATCTGTGTTCTACACCATGATCATCCCTATGCTGAACCCTCTGGTCTACAGTCTACGGAACAAAGAAGTCAAGAGTGCATTCACAAAAATTTTTCAGGTGGCAAAATAG